The genomic stretch TCTGCGGATGGAACATCTGCCGTGGCACATCCGCGAAGGCCATTTTGCGGGGCAGGCGGAGCGCGTGTTTGCGTTGCCACCGGGCGTGCGCCCATTGCGGGAAGTGCTCGATCGTGTGGAGGCCGCGCTGATCGAACAGGCGATGCGGGAGACGAACGGGAATGTCCAGCAAGCGGCCAAGCTGTTGAAAGTGCCGCGGCAGACGTTGCAGTACCGACTGTCTAAAGGGCAGAAGCAGGAAAAAGAGTAGGGCAAAGCGGATTGATCCGCGCTCGATATGGAAAATCGAAGAGGAATCGCCGATAAAAAGTGCCGAAATTTCGGCACTTTTTGTTTGTGAAGATACGATTACAATTGACCGAACCTTTGCGAAATGGGGATTTGACAGTGATTTTGAAAAGTTGGCATAGATCTTGCATATGAATAGTCAGCAACTACAAAGCAAGGGAAGTACGCAAGGAGGGGTAGCACCATGAAACCGGGACATCGGTACGGTTTACATCGTGTTTTAGAACCGCAAGGCACGATGCCACAGCCGGCATGGAAGATTGACAACAGCATGGAGCTGTACGATAACGAAATCTTGATCGATGTGCAGACGCTAAACATCGATTCCGCTTCTTTTGTGCAGATTCGGGAAGCGGAGGGGGGCGACCCGCTCAAAGTCGGTGAACATATGCAAAACATCGTGCGTGAACGCGGCAAGCATCACAACCCGGTGACCGGATCGGGCGGAATGCTGATCGGCACTGTCCGCAGCATCGGGGAGCGCCTGCAAGGGCAGATCGACCTGCAAGCAGGCGATCGCATCGCCACGCTCGTCTCCCTGTCGCTCACGCCGCTCACGATCGAGAAAATCGTCAAGATGGACGTGAAGACGGGTCAGGTCGATATTCAAGGCCAAGCGATATTGTTCGAATCGGGCCTGTATGCGAAGCTGTCGGACGATCTGCCCGACCGCGTGTCGCTCGCCGTCCTCGATGTATGCGGTGCGCCTGCCCAGACGGCCAAACTGGTCAAAGCGGGCGACACGGTCGTCATCCTTGGCGCAGGCGGCAAGAGCGGCTCGATGGTGCTCTATCAGGCTCGCAAATCGGCGGGGCCGACTGGGAAGATCATCGCCGTCGAATACGGGGAAGCCGGCTGTGAGACGCTGCGCAAACTCGGCTGGGCCGATGAGGTGCTCAACTTGGACTGCACCAAGCCTGTCGAAGTGTTGGAAGCGGTCGAACGAGCGACTGGCGGGAGATTTGCCGATCTGACCGTCAACTGCGTGAACATTCCGGGCACGGAGATGGCATCGATCCTCGCGACCCGCGATGAAGGAACGGTCTACTTTTTCTCGATGGCGACCTCGTTTACCGCCGCTGCGCTCGGTGCAGAAGGCGTCGGCAAAGATGTGAACATGATCATTGGCAACGGCTACACGAAAGGGCATGCCGACCTCTCGCTCCAACTGGTGCGCGAATCGGCCCAACTTCGCGAGCTGTTTGAAACCAAATACGGAAACTAAGAGGAGGACTCTACCTATGGAACAACAACAAGAGCGTTTGGAGCGTCACCTGTACGGCAAGAAAAAGCGTCACTTCCGCGATGTGGAGATTTGGAAAGATGTCACCAACGAAAAATGGGATGACTGGATGTGGCAACTGACGCACACCATCAATGACCTGGAGACTTTGGAACAAGTGGTCAACCTGACCGAAGAAGAGCGCGTCGGCATTCTGAACGTGAAGATGTCGATTCCGCTACGCATCACGCCGTACTATGCGATGATGATGGACCAAGACGACCCGAACTGCCCAGTGCGCCTGCAAGCGGTGCCGATGTCAGACGAGATGCAACGCTCTCCGTGGGATATGGCCGATCCGCTGAGTGAAGATGAAGACGCGCCGGCGCCGGGTCTTACCCACCGTTACCCGGACCGCGTGCTGTTTTTGATCACCAACCAATGTTCGATGTACTGCCGCCACTGTACGCGCCGCCGTTTCTCCGGCCAAGTCGGTCAATCGGTGCCGAAGCAACAGCTCGATGCGGCGATCGACTACATCCGCCGCACCCCGCAGATTCGCGACGTACTGCTCTCTGGCGGCGACGGCCTGCTCGTCAACGACAAGATTCTTGAGTACATCGTTTCCAGCCTGCGCCAAATCCCGCATGTAGAGATCATCCGCATCGGCACACGCGCACCGGTCGTGTTCCCGCAACGCATCACCGACAACCTGGTCAACATGCTGAAAAAGTACCATCCGGTCTGGATCAACACGCACTTCAACCATCCGGATGAGCTGACCGAAGAGGCGAAAGCGGCTTGCCATAAGATCGCCGATGCAGGTATCCCGCTGGGCAACCAATCGGTGTTGATGCGCGGCGTCAACGACTGCGCACATGTGATGAAAGACCTGATGCACCAACTGGTTTACAACCGCGTACGTCCGTACTACATCTACCAGTGCGACCTGTCGGAAGGCATTCAGCATTTCCGCACCACCGTCTCGAAAGGTCTGGAGATCATGGAGCAACTGCGCGGCCACACCTCCGGCTATGCGGTGCCGACGTTCGTTGTCGATGCGCCGGGCGGCGGCGGCAAGATTCCGGTCATGCCGAACTACGTCCTTTCGCAAGGTCACGGCAAAGTGATCCTGCGCAACTTTGAAGGCGTCATCTCGGTCTACCATGAGCCGACGTACCATGACCAAGGGTGCCCGCCGACCTGCAAGCATGACCACAGCAAGGATGAAGAGATCGGTTTGGCAAGACTGCTCAACGACAAGCAACTGTCGCTCGAACCAAAAGGGCTGAAGCGTCGCCGCCCGAAAGAGCAGCAAGAGGAACAGGCTACCACGACGATCGATTTGCCGATGGTGGACTGATGTTTCTGGAACATGTGGAGCTTCGCAATGCCCGCCGCATCGCGCTGGTGGGCATCGCCAAGCACGCAGGCAAGACCACAGTTTTCAATGAGCTGATTCGGCAAGCTTCCGTCCAAGGGCGGAAGCTTGGCTTGCTCTCGATCGGTGTGGACGGAGAGCGAAATGATGCGATCATGGGGGTGCCAAAGCCCGAAG from Tumebacillus algifaecis encodes the following:
- the kdd gene encoding L-erythro-3,5-diaminohexanoate dehydrogenase, yielding MKPGHRYGLHRVLEPQGTMPQPAWKIDNSMELYDNEILIDVQTLNIDSASFVQIREAEGGDPLKVGEHMQNIVRERGKHHNPVTGSGGMLIGTVRSIGERLQGQIDLQAGDRIATLVSLSLTPLTIEKIVKMDVKTGQVDIQGQAILFESGLYAKLSDDLPDRVSLAVLDVCGAPAQTAKLVKAGDTVVILGAGGKSGSMVLYQARKSAGPTGKIIAVEYGEAGCETLRKLGWADEVLNLDCTKPVEVLEAVERATGGRFADLTVNCVNIPGTEMASILATRDEGTVYFFSMATSFTAAALGAEGVGKDVNMIIGNGYTKGHADLSLQLVRESAQLRELFETKYGN
- the kamA gene encoding lysine 2,3-aminomutase encodes the protein MEQQQERLERHLYGKKKRHFRDVEIWKDVTNEKWDDWMWQLTHTINDLETLEQVVNLTEEERVGILNVKMSIPLRITPYYAMMMDQDDPNCPVRLQAVPMSDEMQRSPWDMADPLSEDEDAPAPGLTHRYPDRVLFLITNQCSMYCRHCTRRRFSGQVGQSVPKQQLDAAIDYIRRTPQIRDVLLSGGDGLLVNDKILEYIVSSLRQIPHVEIIRIGTRAPVVFPQRITDNLVNMLKKYHPVWINTHFNHPDELTEEAKAACHKIADAGIPLGNQSVLMRGVNDCAHVMKDLMHQLVYNRVRPYYIYQCDLSEGIQHFRTTVSKGLEIMEQLRGHTSGYAVPTFVVDAPGGGGKIPVMPNYVLSQGHGKVILRNFEGVISVYHEPTYHDQGCPPTCKHDHSKDEEIGLARLLNDKQLSLEPKGLKRRRPKEQQEEQATTTIDLPMVD